The proteins below come from a single Insulibacter thermoxylanivorax genomic window:
- the spoIIR gene encoding stage II sporulation protein R: MSRCWSSYVRTYRRVLFSAPFSTKRYVVYTILAFFILMMSWEAGAADAAIAGQMIPEQSIRLRILANSDSPADQWLKRKIRDAVIDQINEWVTEPDHIEYAREVIQENIPEIERLVKATLERYGYDYPYEVELGRVAFPTKLYGNQVYPAGEYEALRISIGSGEGQNWWCVLFPPLCFVDMASGASEAVAYAEEGDVEAASAKPLSEQKIEKRFFLWDLLQHVFEWIGSWF; the protein is encoded by the coding sequence TATCGGAGAGTATTATTCAGTGCTCCCTTTAGTACGAAGCGGTATGTTGTATATACGATTTTGGCATTTTTCATCCTGATGATGTCGTGGGAAGCGGGTGCAGCAGATGCTGCGATTGCGGGACAGATGATTCCAGAGCAGTCGATCCGCCTACGCATCTTGGCTAACTCAGATTCTCCAGCGGACCAATGGCTGAAGCGCAAGATCCGCGATGCGGTGATCGATCAGATCAATGAATGGGTCACGGAACCTGATCATATCGAGTATGCACGTGAAGTAATCCAAGAGAACATACCTGAGATTGAACGGTTGGTAAAGGCAACATTAGAACGATACGGGTATGACTATCCGTATGAAGTCGAGCTGGGCCGGGTTGCGTTTCCGACGAAACTGTACGGCAATCAAGTGTATCCGGCGGGGGAATATGAGGCGCTTCGCATCTCCATCGGCAGCGGAGAGGGACAGAATTGGTGGTGTGTTCTTTTTCCGCCGCTGTGCTTCGTTGATATGGCATCCGGAGCGAGCGAGGCTGTTGCATACGCCGAGGAAGGCGACGTGGAAGCAGCTTCTGCGAAGCCGCTCAGCGAACAGAAGATCGAGAAGCGATTCTTCCTCTGGGATCTGCTGCAACATGTTTTCGAATGGATCGGTTCATGGTTCTAG